One genomic window of Candidatus Methanomethylicota archaeon includes the following:
- a CDS encoding diphthine--ammonia ligase, which yields MYYALSQGYIIKNLITIEPKKDSIYWHYPNIEWTELQAEAMGMPLTKIHEEGYDSMRSLEEVLKELKKENEIVGIVSGVIYSDFQRKVLIKICKKVGLKLITPLWMKNPLMILDKIVKCGIRAIIVSVAAQGLDEEWLGMEINYDTISKLIEKNKRYGISLCGEGGEYETFVYDAPFFKKRVKINKYEKIWMKDSGILKIRDAELVGK from the coding sequence ATATATTATGCTTTAAGTCAAGGGTATATTATAAAAAATTTAATAACCATAGAGCCTAAGAAAGACTCCATATACTGGCATTATCCAAATATCGAGTGGACAGAATTACAAGCAGAAGCCATGGGAATGCCATTAACAAAGATACATGAAGAAGGATATGATAGTATGAGAAGTCTAGAGGAGGTTCTGAAAGAACTGAAAAAGGAAAACGAAATAGTTGGTATAGTATCGGGAGTTATTTATTCTGACTTTCAAAGGAAAGTTTTAATTAAAATATGTAAGAAAGTGGGTTTAAAACTAATTACACCATTATGGATGAAAAATCCGTTAATGATACTTGATAAAATTGTGAAATGCGGAATCCGTGCAATAATAGTTTCAGTTGCCGCCCAAGGGTTAGATGAAGAATGGCTTGGAATGGAAATAAATTATGATACTATTAGCAAATTGATTGAAAAGAATAAAAGGTATGGTATAAGTTTATGTGGAGAAGGAGGGGAATATGAAACGTTTGTTTATGATGCCCCCTTCTTCAAAAAAAGAGTAAAGATAAATAAGTATGAAAAGATATGGATGAAAGATAGTGGAATTTTAAAGATAAGGGATGCAGAATTAGTTGGAAAGTAA
- the rsmA gene encoding 16S rRNA (adenine(1518)-N(6)/adenine(1519)-N(6))-dimethyltransferase RsmA: protein MSLLAEVKHILKQYNIKPKRRLGQNFVICPSLISKMIDSANIESNDVVLEVGAGLGFLTRKIAEKAKKVIAVEIDAKLVNILRSMLKDFENVNIIHANVLKLNISNVDKIISNVPFNISSPLLFKMAQEIKFKLAVLTLQREFVDRMLAKPGSKDYGRLSVTSNFFFQIDLLENVSKNCFYPQPEVDISLIRLTPKNVSLQDDVNLFFLDFVRIIFTCKNKKLRNALDIYFKFKNLPGKIYNDTVCKIPFIEKRVVELGIDELYMVASLLYNQLNFKLK from the coding sequence ATGAGCCTTTTAGCTGAAGTTAAACATATATTAAAACAGTACAATATAAAGCCTAAAAGGAGATTGGGGCAAAATTTCGTTATATGCCCTTCTTTAATTTCAAAAATGATTGATTCGGCAAATATTGAAAGTAATGATGTTGTCTTGGAAGTTGGGGCGGGTCTTGGCTTTTTAACTAGAAAGATAGCTGAAAAGGCTAAAAAGGTCATAGCTGTTGAGATAGATGCTAAACTTGTAAATATCCTAAGGTCAATGTTGAAAGATTTTGAAAATGTAAACATTATACATGCCAATGTTTTGAAATTAAATATTAGTAACGTTGACAAGATAATTTCTAATGTACCCTTTAACATATCTTCACCATTATTGTTTAAGATGGCTCAAGAGATCAAATTCAAATTAGCTGTCTTAACTTTACAGAGAGAGTTTGTAGATAGAATGTTAGCTAAGCCTGGTTCTAAAGATTATGGTAGGTTAAGCGTAACTTCAAACTTCTTTTTTCAAATAGATCTTCTTGAAAATGTATCTAAAAACTGTTTTTACCCACAGCCTGAGGTTGATATTTCTTTAATAAGGTTAACACCCAAAAATGTTTCACTTCAAGATGATGTAAACCTGTTTTTTCTAGATTTTGTTAGAATTATTTTCACTTGTAAGAATAAAAAATTGAGAAACGCTCTAGATATCTATTTTAAATTCAAAAACCTTCCTGGAAAAATATACAATGATACGGTGTGTAAAATACCATTTATTGAGAAAAGAGTTGTAGAGTTGGGCATCGATGAATTATATATGGTAGCATCGCTTTTATATAATCAACTTAATTTTAAGTTGAAGTGA
- a CDS encoding RNA methyltransferase, with product MELESIYIVLVEPEYSGNVGFVARVMMNFGFKHLILINPKIDVNEASIYAVHAKPILDDAIVLDDLTKLKDFTDFNIGTTSKRGHDYNLLRMAITPRMLADAISDVRGKIGLIFGRESIGLKNEELKFCDVIVTIPTSHLYPSLNLSHAVAIILYELFLSKSSSKPAKYRESSQIEKEKLLEYFKNILDAINYPSHKRERAFIVFKHIIGRSFISGREAFTLMGVFRRILLSLSK from the coding sequence ATGGAATTAGAGAGCATATACATCGTTTTAGTTGAACCTGAATATTCAGGTAATGTGGGCTTCGTTGCAAGGGTTATGATGAACTTTGGTTTTAAACATTTAATATTAATAAATCCGAAAATTGATGTTAATGAAGCTTCTATCTATGCTGTTCATGCTAAACCGATATTGGATGACGCTATCGTCCTTGATGACTTAACTAAACTGAAAGATTTTACAGATTTCAATATTGGAACAACAAGTAAACGTGGTCATGATTACAATTTATTAAGAATGGCCATTACGCCTAGAATGCTTGCCGATGCTATTAGCGATGTTCGTGGTAAAATAGGTTTAATTTTTGGTAGGGAAAGTATTGGACTTAAGAATGAGGAATTAAAATTCTGTGATGTCATAGTTACAATACCCACAAGCCACCTATATCCATCCCTCAATCTTAGTCATGCAGTTGCCATAATACTATACGAGCTCTTTCTATCAAAGAGTTCCAGTAAACCTGCTAAGTATAGAGAGTCTTCTCAAATAGAGAAGGAAAAGCTCTTAGAGTATTTTAAGAATATTCTAGATGCCATTAATTATCCTTCACATAAGAGGGAGAGAGCCTTTATAGTGTTCAAACATATTATTGGAAGATCATTTATATCTGGTAGAGAAGCATTTACTTTGATGGGTGTTTTTAGACGAATATTACTTTCTCTTAGCAAGTAA
- a CDS encoding 50S ribosomal protein L21e, translating into MVKHSVGYRSRTRKLLRKNVREKGLAPLSRIIYPYKEGDKVSIVIDPSVHKGMPHRRYHGKVGTIIGRRGRAYIIKVNLGEKEKTLIVRPQHIRPLIT; encoded by the coding sequence TTGGTGAAGCACTCTGTTGGGTATAGAAGTAGAACTCGGAAATTATTACGTAAAAATGTGAGGGAGAAAGGTTTAGCACCTTTAAGTAGAATAATTTATCCATATAAGGAAGGTGATAAGGTTTCCATAGTTATTGACCCAAGTGTTCACAAGGGGATGCCGCACCGACGCTATCATGGGAAAGTGGGGACGATCATTGGTCGTAGAGGCAGAGCTTACATAATTAAAGTCAATCTTGGAGAGAAAGAGAAAACACTAATTGTTAGACCGCAACATATCAGGCCGCTAATCACTTAA
- a CDS encoding signal recognition particle protein Srp54: protein MVLESLSKALSETIRKILRAPLIDEKTIKEFIRDIQRALLQADVNVNLVLQISQNIEKRLREEKVPQGFSKRELLLKIVYEELVKILGGDISDKVKLPDKKPYVMMLVGIQGSGKTTSAAKLAFYYKKLNYKVALVCADNYRPGAFDQLKQLGEKIGVPVYGEKNATSSVQIAVNGVKKFVDEGFDIIIVDTAGRHKEERGLMNEMREIAEKIKPDEIMLIIDATIGQQAYIQAKVFHENTKIGSIFLTKLDGSARGGGALSAVAVTGVPIKFVGVGEKIDEIETFNPKRFVSRILGLGDLESLIEKFELAEYKPTEEDANRFLSGKFTLDDLLTQFKSISKMGPLNKLIQLIPGFSLSLPDEFQELSKVKIKRYSAIIESMTKEEREKPEIIDRSRMRRIAMGSGTSVRDVQELLEQYKNMKRMMKMFKRKTKLFGKLKGFTGV, encoded by the coding sequence ATGGTACTGGAGTCTTTAAGCAAGGCCTTAAGTGAAACTATAAGAAAAATATTGAGAGCTCCTTTAATAGATGAGAAAACCATAAAGGAGTTCATACGAGATATTCAAAGGGCTCTTCTTCAAGCTGATGTAAATGTAAATTTAGTTTTACAAATTTCTCAAAACATTGAAAAAAGACTTAGAGAAGAGAAGGTTCCTCAAGGTTTTTCCAAAAGAGAATTACTATTAAAAATTGTCTACGAAGAATTGGTGAAGATTCTTGGTGGTGACATTTCTGATAAAGTTAAGTTGCCTGATAAAAAACCATATGTGATGATGCTTGTAGGTATTCAAGGTTCTGGTAAAACAACTTCTGCTGCTAAATTAGCATTCTATTATAAGAAGCTAAATTATAAAGTTGCATTAGTCTGTGCTGATAATTACCGCCCTGGTGCATTTGACCAGTTGAAGCAGCTTGGTGAGAAAATAGGTGTTCCAGTTTATGGAGAGAAAAATGCGACTAGTAGTGTTCAAATAGCTGTTAACGGTGTTAAGAAATTTGTTGATGAAGGTTTTGACATCATAATTGTTGATACTGCAGGTCGGCATAAGGAAGAAAGGGGCTTAATGAATGAAATGCGTGAAATTGCTGAAAAGATTAAGCCTGATGAAATAATGTTAATTATTGATGCCACTATTGGTCAACAAGCTTACATTCAAGCAAAAGTTTTTCATGAAAACACAAAAATAGGGTCCATATTTTTAACAAAGTTAGATGGTTCTGCAAGGGGTGGTGGAGCATTATCTGCAGTTGCAGTTACTGGTGTACCAATAAAGTTTGTTGGCGTTGGTGAGAAAATAGATGAAATTGAAACGTTTAATCCAAAGAGGTTTGTTAGTAGAATACTTGGCCTTGGGGATTTAGAATCATTAATTGAGAAGTTTGAATTAGCAGAGTATAAGCCAACAGAGGAAGATGCTAATAGATTTCTATCTGGAAAGTTTACTTTAGACGATCTATTAACTCAGTTTAAATCTATTTCTAAAATGGGTCCATTAAATAAATTAATTCAATTAATCCCTGGATTTTCACTATCACTTCCAGATGAGTTTCAAGAATTGTCAAAGGTTAAGATAAAGCGGTACTCTGCCATAATAGAATCTATGACGAAGGAGGAGCGTGAAAAACCTGAAATTATTGATCGTTCAAGGATGCGTAGGATAGCGATGGGATCAGGTACATCTGTTCGAGATGTTCAAGAGCTTCTAGAGCAATATAAGAATATGAAAAGAATGATGAAGATGTTTAAGAGAAAAACTAAATTGTTTGGTAAATTAAAGGGATTTACAGGGGTTTAA
- a CDS encoding RNA polymerase Rpb4 family protein yields MISIPRIISEKIEVPYAIVKDLLKKRMESGDLSTLQNLTLDVSSKIAKIDSQKAEDLIKKLVDEFKLSRFSAVQIANILPKTIEELRVLTITEGRVLLTSELQKILEVIRSFC; encoded by the coding sequence GTGATTTCTATTCCAAGAATCATTTCTGAAAAAATTGAAGTACCCTATGCAATAGTGAAGGATCTTTTGAAAAAGAGAATGGAGAGTGGGGATCTCTCCACACTACAAAATCTCACATTAGATGTATCATCAAAAATAGCTAAGATTGATTCGCAAAAAGCTGAGGATTTAATAAAAAAGTTGGTAGATGAATTTAAATTATCACGATTTTCTGCAGTTCAAATAGCTAACATTCTACCCAAAACTATAGAGGAGTTAAGAGTTCTTACCATAACCGAGGGAAGAGTTCTATTAACTTCTGAATTGCAAAAAATATTGGAAGTTATAAGAAGCTTCTGCTAA
- a CDS encoding amidohydrolase, whose product MTRSIKLENCKFIITQNDGKILKDHSIFIEDGKISEISKKIDVEAEYVINCEDKICMPGLINTHTHAAMSLFRGYADDLPLEIWLKDKIWPLERKLTPEQCYIGALLSCIEMIKNGVTLFLDMYFNPMMTVKAAAETGLKAIVSIGVFDFDDSYMRNKMINEINTFLHEVKPYEPKIIGAIGPHAPYTCSNELLMKCKDIAEKEKRLIHIHLAETMEEQAMFEEKYGKREIEYLNDIGFLFSNVIAAHCVWVSKREIKLLGENNVKVSHCPISNMKLAVGGVLPLREFLANNVIVSLGTDGAASNNSLNMFEVMKFCALIHKHSTLDPSLTSAKLVLEFGTVNGALATNKINSLGKIVEDAPADIIVLNSFAPNMHPLSENNLISHIVYACSPHNVLHVIIDGEIVLFNGFLTRVNEREIYKRVEKAYFDLLSN is encoded by the coding sequence GTGACTCGTAGCATAAAACTAGAAAATTGTAAATTTATCATTACACAGAATGACGGTAAAATATTGAAAGATCACTCCATCTTTATCGAGGATGGTAAAATATCTGAAATTTCTAAGAAAATAGATGTGGAGGCAGAGTATGTGATTAATTGTGAAGATAAGATCTGTATGCCAGGGTTAATTAATACGCATACTCATGCTGCAATGTCTCTATTTAGGGGTTATGCCGATGATCTTCCATTAGAAATATGGCTTAAAGATAAGATATGGCCTCTTGAAAGAAAGCTTACGCCAGAACAGTGTTACATTGGCGCCTTACTTTCATGCATTGAGATGATTAAAAATGGTGTAACATTATTTCTTGATATGTATTTTAATCCCATGATGACAGTAAAAGCCGCTGCTGAAACAGGGTTGAAAGCAATAGTTTCTATAGGCGTTTTTGATTTTGATGACTCTTACATGAGAAACAAAATGATTAATGAGATTAACACTTTTCTACATGAAGTAAAACCATACGAACCTAAAATAATTGGTGCTATTGGACCACATGCCCCTTATACATGTTCTAATGAATTGTTAATGAAATGTAAGGATATCGCTGAAAAGGAAAAGCGATTAATTCATATTCATTTAGCTGAAACTATGGAGGAGCAAGCAATGTTTGAAGAAAAATATGGAAAGCGTGAAATTGAATATTTAAACGATATTGGCTTTTTATTCTCAAATGTAATTGCTGCTCACTGTGTATGGGTTAGTAAACGTGAAATTAAACTTTTAGGAGAGAACAATGTGAAAGTATCACATTGTCCGATTTCAAATATGAAATTGGCGGTGGGTGGAGTTTTACCTTTACGTGAATTTTTAGCGAATAATGTCATAGTAAGCTTAGGAACTGATGGTGCCGCAAGTAATAATTCTTTGAATATGTTTGAAGTTATGAAGTTTTGTGCATTGATACATAAACATAGCACTTTAGATCCCTCATTAACTTCAGCTAAACTTGTTCTCGAATTTGGAACTGTGAATGGTGCTCTTGCAACGAATAAAATAAACTCATTGGGAAAAATTGTTGAAGACGCTCCTGCAGATATAATTGTTTTGAACTCCTTTGCACCAAATATGCATCCCCTATCTGAGAATAATTTAATTTCCCATATTGTTTATGCATGTTCTCCTCATAACGTATTACATGTCATTATAGATGGTGAAATAGTTCTTTTTAACGGTTTTCTAACAAGGGTAAATGAACGTGAAATCTATAAAAGAGTTGAGAAGGCATACTTCGATTTACTTTCCAACTAA
- a CDS encoding translation initiation factor IF-5A — translation MLKRPESAGSLKVGSFIVIDDEPCKVVDIEKSKAGKHGSAKVRIVAIGVFDGKKRTYVGPVDAQVEVPIIEKKVGQVISVTPTSLQVMDMSTYEIFDATPPEEPELKEKLAPGVEVEYWEILGRRKIMRVK, via the coding sequence ATTTTGAAGAGGCCAGAAAGTGCGGGGTCACTAAAGGTAGGGTCCTTCATAGTTATTGATGATGAACCTTGTAAAGTTGTCGATATAGAAAAATCTAAAGCTGGGAAGCATGGTTCTGCAAAGGTGAGAATAGTTGCCATCGGTGTTTTCGATGGTAAAAAGAGAACATATGTCGGACCAGTTGATGCTCAAGTTGAAGTACCAATTATTGAAAAGAAAGTTGGGCAAGTAATTTCTGTAACTCCCACATCTCTACAAGTAATGGATATGTCAACTTATGAAATATTTGATGCAACGCCCCCCGAAGAACCTGAGTTGAAGGAAAAGCTTGCTCCAGGAGTTGAGGTTGAATACTGGGAAATTTTAGGTAGAAGGAAGATTATGAGGGTAAAGTGA
- a CDS encoding DUF655 domain-containing protein — protein MSSYRGKTDSFYENYAYVLDFLPYGHPLTEKSLFKSEPIAQVIGADYFVLLEVVIRPNVSVAPRELLYIGKGVRDKVLRIKRKITYNDLTATAKDELLNVLDIIVTQQEKKFVNFFNTAGALTTRMHSLELLPGIGKKHLWIILEERRVKPFESFEDIRLRAKISDPKKLIIKRIISELIGEDKYRLFVKG, from the coding sequence ATGTCTTCTTATAGAGGTAAAACCGATAGTTTCTATGAAAATTATGCCTATGTACTTGATTTCCTACCATATGGTCATCCGCTTACTGAGAAGTCTCTCTTTAAAAGTGAGCCAATAGCGCAGGTTATAGGCGCAGATTACTTTGTTTTACTAGAAGTTGTCATAAGACCTAATGTGTCAGTTGCCCCCAGAGAGCTTTTATACATAGGTAAGGGTGTTAGGGATAAAGTATTACGAATTAAACGTAAAATAACATATAATGACTTAACCGCTACTGCTAAGGATGAGCTATTAAATGTGCTTGATATCATTGTAACGCAGCAAGAAAAGAAATTCGTAAACTTCTTCAATACAGCTGGAGCTTTAACTACAAGAATGCATTCACTTGAATTATTACCAGGGATCGGGAAAAAACATTTATGGATTATCCTAGAAGAAAGGAGGGTCAAGCCATTTGAAAGTTTTGAAGATATACGTTTAAGAGCTAAAATTTCCGATCCAAAGAAGCTGATTATTAAACGTATTATTTCAGAATTAATAGGGGAGGATAAGTATAGGTTATTTGTGAAAGGTTAG
- a CDS encoding methyltransferase, translated as MKHIHRFNLYGFEITVFPKVYCPSDDSFMFCELIKSLNKEYECGLDVGCGCGILSMLLTRVCKHVVAIDISGNATRNTWYNVKLNSIQNKISIVRGNLVDPFKPSTFDLIVFNPPYLPADKYDLYIDEEERMAWCGGVDGRLIIDRFIDAFPYMLRKNGELLLLQSSLSNPQKTLSKLYEMGFEVSVVLEKSFFFEKLYLIRAVRRWN; from the coding sequence ATGAAGCATATACATCGCTTTAATCTTTACGGTTTTGAAATCACAGTATTTCCAAAAGTCTATTGCCCATCTGATGACAGCTTTATGTTTTGTGAATTGATAAAATCGCTTAACAAGGAGTATGAATGTGGACTGGATGTTGGATGTGGTTGTGGCATATTGTCTATGCTTCTAACTAGAGTTTGTAAACATGTGGTTGCAATTGACATAAGTGGTAATGCTACGAGAAACACATGGTATAATGTGAAGCTAAATTCCATACAAAATAAAATATCAATAGTGAGAGGTAATCTTGTAGATCCATTTAAGCCATCAACCTTTGATTTGATTGTTTTTAATCCCCCATACTTACCCGCTGATAAATATGATTTATATATTGATGAGGAGGAGCGGATGGCATGGTGTGGAGGTGTGGATGGTAGATTGATTATAGATCGTTTTATAGATGCTTTTCCTTACATGCTTCGTAAAAATGGTGAACTTCTGCTTTTACAATCTTCTTTATCCAATCCTCAGAAAACTCTTAGTAAATTATATGAAATGGGCTTCGAAGTTTCGGTCGTTCTTGAAAAAAGCTTCTTTTTTGAGAAATTATATTTGATTAGAGCGGTGAGAAGATGGAATTAG
- a CDS encoding tRNA pseudouridine(54/55) synthase Pus10, translating into MISAKILDSAMNILKEFPLCDHCFGRLFARLGKGVNNADRGYSIKLLLTMISHLMLKDDESKDLAIDNLKVLASNGFFKPAQDLLKHIGCDFQSVKECFICKNIFENLDEYVKRILPILNEYDFNTFLIGTKIPADFLEREDIVRSHIGVDVGESLKSELNRLIGKKLQVIIGKKVSFDDPDIVIIVDIENFNISINPKPVFIYGRYKKLVRGIPQTTWFCSNCWGKGCPQCNYTGKRYSTSISELIIGPILNATNGVEGIFHGAGREDVDTLTLGNGRPFIVEIKDPKRRNVDLAYLEKAINDNAKGMIEVKLIRFSNRKEVRKLKTLSAFSRKVYQALIEVDGELDENSLKKLEEYFFNREIRQYTPLRVLHRRANKIRVKKVYSVKTELIDSRRFKATIECQGGLYVKELISGDNNRTIPNFSQILQLKARCVELSIIFVSEEI; encoded by the coding sequence ATGATTAGTGCTAAAATTCTAGATAGCGCTATGAACATTTTAAAGGAATTTCCGCTTTGCGACCATTGTTTTGGAAGACTTTTTGCACGATTGGGTAAGGGGGTAAATAATGCTGATAGAGGATATTCGATTAAATTGCTACTCACAATGATTTCACATTTAATGTTAAAAGATGATGAATCTAAAGATTTAGCTATAGACAACCTAAAAGTATTGGCTAGTAATGGCTTCTTTAAACCAGCGCAGGATTTATTGAAGCATATTGGGTGTGATTTTCAAAGTGTAAAAGAATGCTTCATATGTAAAAACATATTTGAAAATTTGGATGAATATGTGAAGAGGATTTTACCCATACTTAATGAATATGATTTCAACACCTTTCTTATAGGCACTAAAATACCAGCAGATTTCTTAGAAAGAGAAGACATTGTAAGATCACATATAGGCGTTGATGTTGGTGAATCACTAAAATCCGAACTTAACCGGTTAATTGGCAAAAAATTACAAGTTATAATTGGAAAGAAAGTGTCATTTGATGATCCCGACATCGTTATTATAGTGGACATTGAAAACTTTAACATCTCAATAAATCCAAAACCCGTTTTCATTTATGGTCGGTATAAAAAGCTCGTGAGGGGTATTCCGCAGACGACATGGTTTTGTAGTAATTGCTGGGGGAAGGGGTGTCCTCAATGTAACTATACTGGTAAACGCTATAGTACTTCCATCTCTGAATTAATCATAGGTCCCATCCTTAATGCTACTAATGGTGTTGAAGGCATTTTTCATGGTGCGGGGAGAGAAGACGTTGACACTTTAACTCTTGGGAATGGGAGACCATTCATTGTTGAAATAAAGGATCCTAAGCGTAGGAATGTAGACTTAGCTTACTTAGAGAAGGCAATTAATGATAACGCTAAAGGTATGATAGAAGTAAAATTAATTCGTTTTTCTAATAGGAAAGAGGTAAGAAAACTAAAAACTTTATCGGCATTTTCCAGAAAAGTTTATCAAGCTTTAATAGAAGTTGACGGAGAATTAGATGAAAATTCTCTTAAAAAGTTAGAGGAATATTTCTTTAATAGAGAAATTAGGCAGTATACTCCATTACGTGTCCTACATAGAAGAGCTAACAAAATTAGAGTGAAAAAAGTTTATTCTGTTAAAACTGAACTTATTGATTCCCGAAGATTTAAAGCCACCATAGAATGTCAAGGCGGATTATATGTGAAAGAGCTTATAAGCGGAGATAACAATAGGACAATACCTAACTTTTCTCAAATATTGCAACTCAAAGCCAGATGCGTTGAATTATCCATTATCTTTGTATCTGAGGAAATATAG